TGTGATCGCCTCCGTTGCCCGATTGAGCTTGCCTATGCCGTCGGGTGCATAAACGAGAAGGCCGTTCGTCTCGGCGATCAGATCAGCCCGCCCATGGACGGGAGGTTCGGCGCGGACATGATCTCCGGCCAGCCTCTGCGCAATCGCCATCGCGACATCATTTTCACCAATATCGTCCGTATCGAGCCGAGCAACGGTGAGCGCTTCCAATCCCGCATGCCGGACCGCCGCCAGATCATCGCAATCGAGCACGCGCCCTTTTGGCAAGCGGCGTCCCGGAATCGAGAGGCTATGGGCCAGGATCGCACCCTCGGCCTCTTCCAGCGATACCCGTCCAAACCTCACTTCGAGCTCCGCAAGACTGTCGTCATCTCGGCCAGGATGGAAACGGCGATCTCGGCTGGTCCCGCCGCACCGATTGGGAGCCCTGCCGGCCCATGGATGCGGGCGAGCTCCTTATCCGTGAAGCCGGCGGCGCCGAGCCGCTCGAGCCGGGCAGCATGTGTTTTTCGTGATCCCAATGCGCCGATATAGAAGGCCGGCGAGTTCAGAGCGCGCGCCAGCGCCGGATCATCAAGCTTTGGATCATGCGTCAAACTGACTACCGCGGAGCCGCCGTCCGGGCGCCAACGATCAAGCGCTTCGTCGGGCCAATTCTCGTCTACAGGTTGATCAAATCGGGCAGCCGCCGCGAACATGCCGCGCGGATCGATAACGGTTGTCTCATAGCCCGCAAGGCGCGCCATCGGGACGAGCAGCTGGGCGATATGAACCGCCCCCACGATCGCGAGACGACGGCGCGGAGGATAGAGATTGAAGAACCATTCCTTCAGAGGGGCCGCATTCTCGCGGGTCGCACCGCTTGTCAGATCCGTCGCCAGACCCAGCGGCAAACCCTGCGCCCGTGCATCAACGATACGCTCGATCAGCGCAGGCGGAAAATGTGCCCCATCGACGGTCTGTAACAGGATGGAGATTCGGCCGCCGCAAGCAAGTCCCACCTCCCAGGCCTGCGCG
The sequence above is drawn from the Sphingobium indicum B90A genome and encodes:
- a CDS encoding XdhC family protein — its product is MAEAADDLDVVIDAAALWLAAGRHVALATVIETWGSAPRRAGSHLVIRDDGIFEGSVSGGCVEGDVIVQALELIAAGGGFRRLDYGVADAQAWEVGLACGGRISILLQTVDGAHFPPALIERIVDARAQGLPLGLATDLTSGATRENAAPLKEWFFNLYPPRRRLAIVGAVHIAQLLVPMARLAGYETTVIDPRGMFAAAARFDQPVDENWPDEALDRWRPDGGSAVVSLTHDPKLDDPALARALNSPAFYIGALGSRKTHAARLERLGAAGFTDKELARIHGPAGLPIGAAGPAEIAVSILAEMTTVLRSSK